Proteins from one Ktedonobacterales bacterium genomic window:
- a CDS encoding radical SAM protein, producing MSTAHTVYSTPDGGIAEEARLRAIDYTGRPLERSDLIPLPAGATLSMLPQRLACGLTSDGRRASIPAKKGWALAALLPIGYTRTHLPAYTKTLETEPLPFFGYTAVAAMNGQMYVAALATDDPRKWHPDAYNRKTLQRLVGQRLAADPENRVLAHHAHCALDYACPTASNLFFGRWEGAVAVSPGCNARCIGCISKQDEENLVSPQDRLTFIPTVEEIVAVAVAHLEHAPDAILSFGQGCEGEPLLQARRIEQAIRAIRARTARGTLNINTNASNPRALGRLYDAGLDSLRASTISAVPETYDAYYRPIGYGLQEVRRSLILAREAGVYSAINFLLFPGLADAEDEVEAMIAFLRETGVRLAQLRNLNIDPEVLLPRLPAPRGRPLGMAAMIETLRRELPDLRIGNFSIPIQRAQGPAHFA from the coding sequence ATGAGTACAGCACACACCGTCTACAGCACTCCCGACGGAGGGATAGCCGAAGAAGCCCGCCTGCGCGCCATTGATTATACTGGCCGCCCGCTGGAACGCAGCGACCTGATCCCCCTGCCCGCTGGCGCGACACTCTCTATGCTGCCACAGCGGCTTGCCTGCGGCCTGACGAGTGACGGTCGGCGAGCGAGCATTCCCGCAAAAAAAGGCTGGGCGCTGGCCGCGCTCCTGCCCATCGGCTATACGCGCACGCATCTTCCTGCCTATACGAAAACCCTCGAAACCGAGCCGCTGCCGTTCTTTGGCTATACCGCCGTCGCCGCCATGAACGGCCAGATGTACGTCGCCGCGCTCGCCACCGATGACCCGCGCAAATGGCATCCCGATGCCTATAACCGCAAAACGCTTCAACGCCTGGTAGGGCAGCGCCTGGCCGCCGATCCTGAAAATCGCGTGCTGGCGCATCACGCGCACTGCGCGCTGGATTACGCCTGCCCCACCGCCAGTAACCTCTTCTTCGGGCGCTGGGAAGGCGCTGTGGCCGTCTCGCCTGGCTGCAACGCACGCTGCATCGGCTGCATCTCCAAACAGGATGAGGAAAATCTCGTTTCGCCACAAGATCGCCTGACCTTCATCCCAACCGTTGAGGAGATCGTCGCTGTGGCCGTCGCCCATCTGGAACACGCGCCGGACGCCATCTTGAGCTTTGGGCAAGGCTGTGAGGGTGAGCCGCTGCTTCAGGCGCGGCGCATCGAGCAGGCCATCCGCGCCATCCGCGCCCGCACCGCGCGCGGCACGCTGAACATCAACACCAACGCCAGCAATCCGCGCGCGCTTGGACGCCTCTACGATGCCGGATTGGACAGCCTGCGCGCCAGCACTATTTCCGCCGTCCCTGAAACCTACGACGCTTATTATCGCCCCATCGGCTATGGCTTGCAGGAGGTCAGGCGCTCGTTGATCCTGGCCCGCGAGGCTGGCGTCTATAGCGCGATCAATTTCCTGCTCTTCCCTGGACTGGCCGATGCTGAAGATGAGGTTGAGGCCATGATCGCCTTCCTGCGCGAGACAGGCGTGCGTCTTGCGCAGCTACGCAACCTGAATATTGACCCGGAGGTCTTGCTGCCACGCCTGCCTGCCCCGCGTGGCCGCCCTCTTGGCATGGCGGCCATGATCGAGACGCTGCGCCGTGAACTCCCCGATCTGCGCATCGGCAACTTCAGCATTCCCATTCAGCGCGCACAAGGGCCAGCGCATTTTGCCTGA
- a CDS encoding DEAD/DEAH box helicase family protein — MDQTTSERLASLPSAPPVDQPVRLRFERGTLLIEGLPTPADKHPGGRPAWLPASCVFDGRVGAYRAFAYHYREVVLALRRADIPLFDQAPLYAPTSFRLVAAPERPYAHQTEALKAWKQSGMRGVVVLPTGAGKTHVGALALAAAGRPAIVLVYTRELLRQWHSVLTATFALPVGIMGDGLLDADHDLVVATYDSAFRHFDHWGNRWGLVIFDECHRLSASTYTQAAQFLLAPLRLGLSATPEGSDGELPPSLTEVVGSIVYRRTADELQGDTLAPYEIRRIAVDLTDEERVRYEELTVERDAFLRGRGIKLGAPGGWEMFLRASAGSAEGRRALLAHHERRLLARGAETKLAVLAELLQQHPREQVLVFTDDTATAYEASARFLLPVITHETPARERTEWMTLFRTGKLRALVASHVLDEGIDVPAAAVGILLSGSGSVREAVQRLGRILRRSPEKRQAVLYEVVARQTSEEGTARRRGRNPAYQAGHKRTGHEPPDEGKVKPFKGRRRWDQLGIDVRRSKKVAESGVSYETDIWSLDGQPTTADPEPEPQQKEPESE; from the coding sequence ATGGACCAGACAACATCTGAACGGCTTGCTTCCCTGCCATCTGCTCCACCCGTCGATCAGCCGGTGCGCCTGCGCTTCGAGCGTGGCACGCTGCTGATCGAAGGTCTCCCCACACCTGCTGACAAACATCCTGGCGGGAGACCAGCCTGGCTTCCGGCAAGCTGCGTCTTTGATGGCCGCGTTGGCGCGTATCGCGCGTTTGCCTACCACTATCGTGAGGTCGTGCTGGCGCTGCGCCGGGCAGATATACCGCTGTTCGATCAGGCGCCGCTCTACGCGCCAACTTCATTTCGTCTGGTCGCCGCTCCTGAGCGTCCCTATGCCCATCAGACCGAGGCGCTCAAAGCCTGGAAGCAGAGCGGGATGCGCGGTGTGGTAGTGTTGCCGACGGGCGCGGGCAAGACGCATGTGGGGGCGCTGGCGCTGGCGGCTGCCGGACGTCCGGCAATCGTCCTGGTCTATACACGCGAACTCCTGCGCCAGTGGCACTCAGTCCTGACGGCGACCTTTGCTCTGCCAGTCGGGATCATGGGCGATGGTCTGCTGGACGCCGATCACGATCTGGTTGTAGCGACGTATGATTCGGCCTTTCGTCACTTCGACCATTGGGGCAACCGCTGGGGGCTGGTCATTTTTGATGAGTGCCACCGGCTGTCGGCCAGTACCTATACGCAGGCTGCGCAGTTTTTGCTGGCGCCCCTGCGCCTGGGCCTGTCAGCGACACCGGAGGGCAGCGATGGAGAACTGCCGCCCAGCCTGACGGAAGTGGTCGGGTCAATTGTTTATCGCCGGACGGCTGATGAATTGCAGGGCGATACCCTGGCCCCCTATGAGATTCGGCGGATTGCGGTTGATCTGACGGATGAGGAGCGTGTGCGCTACGAGGAACTGACGGTAGAACGCGACGCCTTTTTAAGAGGGCGCGGCATCAAGCTGGGCGCTCCGGGCGGCTGGGAGATGTTCTTGCGGGCCAGCGCGGGCAGCGCCGAGGGACGCCGGGCACTGCTGGCGCATCACGAGCGTCGCTTGCTGGCTCGCGGCGCTGAGACAAAGCTGGCGGTGCTGGCGGAACTGCTCCAACAGCATCCGCGCGAGCAGGTGTTGGTTTTCACCGATGATACCGCGACGGCGTATGAGGCTTCGGCCCGCTTTCTCTTGCCGGTCATCACTCATGAGACGCCTGCCCGCGAGCGGACCGAGTGGATGACGCTGTTTCGCACCGGCAAGCTGCGGGCGCTGGTAGCTTCGCATGTGTTGGATGAGGGGATTGATGTGCCTGCCGCTGCTGTGGGCATCTTGCTATCGGGGAGCGGCTCGGTGCGTGAGGCGGTGCAGCGGTTGGGGCGGATTCTGCGCCGCAGCCCTGAAAAGCGCCAGGCAGTGTTGTATGAAGTCGTGGCGCGGCAGACCAGCGAGGAAGGGACGGCGCGGCGGCGCGGGCGTAATCCGGCGTATCAGGCCGGGCATAAACGCACAGGCCATGAACCACCTGACGAGGGGAAGGTGAAGCCCTTCAAGGGCCGCCGACGCTGGGACCAGCTTGGCATTGATGTCCGCCGCTCAAAAAAGGTTGCCGAGTCGGGCGTGTCTTACGAAACGGACATCTGGAGTCTGGACGGACAGCCGACAACAGCAGATCCTGAACCAGAACCACAGCAGAAAGAACCGGAGTCGGAGTAA
- a CDS encoding SMP-30/gluconolactonase/LRE family protein yields the protein MSTVPIKEFRVELSDLTFTGHDLVRPESVLAQPNGTLWVSDGRGGVTRIAPSGEQQFFGGLGGEPNGLAMADDGSLLIANIGTGTIQKLYPDGRTEEFLTEIDGVPVTCANYVFLDSKNRLWMAFSTRESHWWPAAASPRPDGYIALLDEKGPRIVRDDIFFTNEIRLDASEAYLYVAETMKNHIIRFRVQPDGSLTDKEIVGPPSLGLGAAVDGFAFDQDGNIWVTTVLRNGVGIITPDGDYHVVFEEANEPLLSSFEDKVAAGEASPADMAATVGQTLQLVTSVNFGGPDLRTVYVGSLALSQLPTFRSPVPGLPMRHWK from the coding sequence ATGAGTACCGTCCCGATCAAGGAATTTCGCGTCGAACTCAGTGATCTCACTTTTACGGGTCATGATCTGGTTCGCCCGGAGTCAGTGCTGGCTCAGCCCAACGGCACGCTCTGGGTGTCGGATGGGCGCGGCGGCGTGACGCGCATCGCTCCCAGCGGAGAGCAGCAGTTTTTTGGCGGGCTAGGCGGTGAGCCGAATGGGTTGGCGATGGCAGATGATGGCTCGCTCTTGATCGCCAACATTGGTACGGGTACCATCCAAAAACTGTATCCCGATGGCCGGACCGAAGAGTTTTTGACGGAGATTGATGGCGTTCCGGTGACGTGCGCCAACTATGTGTTCCTCGATAGCAAAAACCGGCTGTGGATGGCTTTCTCCACGCGCGAATCCCACTGGTGGCCTGCCGCCGCCAGCCCGCGACCCGATGGCTACATCGCGCTGCTCGATGAGAAGGGGCCGCGCATCGTGCGCGATGATATTTTCTTTACCAACGAGATTCGCCTCGATGCCAGCGAAGCATACCTCTATGTGGCCGAGACGATGAAAAACCATATCATCCGCTTCCGCGTGCAGCCAGATGGCAGCCTGACGGATAAAGAGATCGTTGGCCCGCCGAGTCTGGGCCTTGGCGCGGCGGTAGATGGCTTCGCCTTTGACCAGGATGGCAATATCTGGGTGACGACGGTGCTGCGCAATGGCGTCGGGATTATCACGCCCGACGGCGATTATCATGTGGTCTTCGAGGAGGCGAACGAGCCGCTGCTGTCCAGCTTCGAGGACAAAGTTGCCGCCGGGGAGGCCAGTCCGGCGGATATGGCGGCCACCGTTGGGCAGACGCTGCAACTGGTGACGAGCGTCAACTTCGGCGGCCCCGACCTGCGAACCGTCTATGTCGGTTCGCTGGCGCTGAGCCAACTACCGACCTTTCGCTCTCCCGTTCCGGGGTTGCCCATGCGTCACTGGAAGTAG
- a CDS encoding DUF790 family protein, whose translation MLTSDLVLAKREGDHVSPFRLDPEDQANVRLAEALIELFTRHVGQPREVLNAALADFVGVSPAFRIPRGLVKLLGDERAEFAPPPTPLPSLELRRRVFLAAAEQHPLSLAPSMLTPITALDIHAEVAAALSAELERDVQAEEIAAGLFADRRDQQRLLSFDAPTPRWLLERYNLAQAQGTLYRCIRMQLVAERNIPARYQQLFRLIKFHRLIHQITGDPDRGYEIELDGPASVLHCTTRYGLDMAVFLPALLWCTKWRMKAELQEPGGKTRWLALSSATTTLVSHYKDQPLYDSALERTFAERFERLDSPWRLERETEIIHLGQMVLIPDFRFRHREDRRTALLEIVGYWRPEYLRRKFAKLAAAGRSDLIVALNAELHVGARERERLDALPGPVVFFKQALDPKAVLEALEQIPAASATVGDVSDDSSGD comes from the coding sequence ATGCTGACCTCTGATCTCGTGCTGGCAAAGCGTGAGGGCGATCATGTATCGCCCTTTCGATTGGACCCGGAAGACCAGGCCAATGTACGGCTGGCGGAGGCGCTGATCGAACTTTTCACCCGGCACGTTGGACAGCCGCGCGAAGTCCTGAACGCGGCGCTGGCCGATTTTGTGGGCGTCTCGCCAGCCTTCCGCATCCCACGCGGATTGGTCAAGCTGCTTGGAGATGAGCGCGCCGAGTTTGCGCCGCCGCCAACGCCGCTGCCATCGTTGGAACTGCGGCGGCGCGTCTTCCTCGCTGCGGCTGAGCAGCATCCGCTGAGCCTGGCGCCCAGCATGCTGACGCCAATAACGGCGCTGGATATTCATGCTGAAGTGGCAGCCGCGCTCTCGGCTGAACTGGAGCGCGACGTGCAGGCAGAGGAGATTGCCGCCGGACTCTTCGCTGACCGGCGCGATCAGCAGCGCCTGCTTTCGTTCGATGCGCCGACCCCCCGCTGGCTGCTGGAACGCTACAATCTGGCGCAGGCGCAGGGAACGCTCTATCGCTGCATCCGCATGCAGTTGGTGGCTGAGCGCAATATCCCGGCGCGCTATCAACAGCTTTTCCGGTTGATCAAGTTTCACCGGCTGATTCACCAGATTACCGGCGACCCTGATCGTGGCTACGAGATCGAACTGGATGGTCCGGCCAGCGTGCTGCACTGCACCACGCGCTACGGCCTGGATATGGCCGTCTTTCTGCCCGCGCTGCTGTGGTGTACGAAGTGGCGCATGAAGGCCGAACTCCAGGAGCCGGGCGGCAAAACGCGCTGGCTGGCGCTGTCCAGCGCCACGACGACGCTGGTTTCGCACTACAAAGATCAGCCGCTCTATGATTCGGCGCTGGAGCGCACGTTTGCGGAGCGTTTTGAGCGGTTGGATAGCCCCTGGCGGCTTGAGCGCGAGACAGAAATTATTCACCTGGGACAGATGGTGCTGATCCCTGATTTTCGCTTCCGGCATCGAGAGGATAGGCGCACGGCGCTGCTGGAGATTGTCGGCTACTGGCGGCCAGAGTATCTGCGGCGCAAGTTTGCCAAACTGGCGGCGGCAGGGCGCAGCGATCTGATCGTGGCGCTGAACGCAGAACTGCATGTGGGCGCGCGCGAGCGTGAGCGGCTGGATGCGCTGCCTGGGCCGGTCGTCTTCTTTAAGCAGGCGCTGGACCCCAAGGCGGTACTGGAAGCGTTAGAACAGATTCCCGCCGCTTCAGCCACTGTGGGAGACGTTTCCGACGATAGTTCTGGTGATTAG
- the rimM gene encoding ribosome maturation factor RimM (Essential for efficient processing of 16S rRNA): MSGHPSTPPEPAPAAGHRRQRQEPAEAEEASEEWVTIGRIVALFGLRGDVKVLPQTDIPNRFNQLREVYLGPEHQRRRISKASPYKENMVLLRLAGIDSANAAEALIGQVISIPLAHLPTLPADQYYIHDLIGLRVESLSGQQLGVITDILTTGANDVYVVREAGTGREVLVPAVKEMVRRVDIAAGVIVITPIPGLFDDRFEEAR, from the coding sequence ATGAGCGGCCACCCCTCCACGCCCCCTGAACCCGCGCCTGCTGCCGGACACCGACGCCAGCGCCAGGAGCCAGCAGAGGCAGAGGAAGCAAGCGAAGAATGGGTCACAATCGGGCGCATTGTGGCCCTTTTTGGCCTGCGCGGCGACGTGAAGGTGCTTCCCCAGACCGACATCCCGAATCGCTTCAACCAGCTACGCGAGGTCTACCTCGGCCCTGAGCATCAGCGCCGCCGCATCAGCAAAGCCAGCCCCTACAAGGAAAATATGGTCTTGCTGCGTCTGGCTGGCATTGACAGCGCCAACGCCGCCGAAGCGCTCATCGGCCAGGTGATTAGCATTCCACTCGCGCACCTCCCCACGCTTCCGGCAGACCAATACTATATTCACGACCTGATCGGCCTGCGTGTCGAGTCCCTCAGCGGCCAGCAGTTGGGCGTGATTACTGACATCCTGACAACCGGAGCCAATGATGTCTATGTCGTGCGCGAAGCAGGCACCGGGCGGGAAGTGCTGGTACCTGCGGTCAAGGAAATGGTCAGGCGCGTAGATATTGCGGCAGGGGTCATCGTCATCACCCCCATTCCTGGCCTCTTCGATGATCGCTTCGAGGAAGCCCGCTAA
- a CDS encoding KH domain-containing protein — protein sequence MRKLIEYIARSLVDHPEAVQVREVRNDRAVLALELRVAQEDFGKVIGRQGRVAKAMRSLLRSAGAKQGKHTSLEIDERPPLHAP from the coding sequence ATGCGTAAGCTGATCGAATACATTGCCCGATCATTGGTTGATCACCCCGAAGCCGTCCAGGTGCGCGAAGTTCGCAATGACCGCGCGGTGCTGGCGCTTGAACTGCGCGTCGCGCAAGAAGACTTCGGCAAGGTCATTGGCCGCCAGGGACGTGTCGCCAAAGCCATGCGCAGCCTGCTGCGCTCCGCTGGCGCCAAGCAGGGCAAACATACATCGCTTGAGATTGATGAGCGGCCACCCCTCCACGCCCCCTGA
- the rpsP gene encoding 30S ribosomal protein S16 yields the protein MVKIRLMRTGMKKAPSYRVVVADARSPRDGRIVENIGWYNPRTEPSTIVIDEEKALKWLSVGAQPTDSVRSLLERTGINAKFQQKKSARA from the coding sequence ATGGTGAAAATCCGCCTCATGCGCACTGGCATGAAGAAGGCTCCATCGTATCGAGTGGTCGTGGCTGATGCACGCTCGCCGCGCGATGGCCGCATCGTTGAAAATATTGGTTGGTATAATCCGCGCACCGAGCCATCAACGATTGTTATTGATGAAGAGAAAGCACTGAAATGGCTGTCGGTTGGCGCACAGCCGACAGATTCTGTTCGCTCGCTCCTTGAACGCACTGGTATTAACGCCAAGTTCCAGCAGAAAAAGAGCGCCAGGGCATAA
- a CDS encoding isocitrate/isopropylmalate dehydrogenase family protein: protein MPYDVTLIPGDGTGPEITEATRRVLEATGVQFTWHVHQAGLEVFEKQGTVLPDEVIASIKKTKVGLKGPITTPVGKGFRSANVALRKSLDLYANLRPAKSYQGLRSRYENVDLIIVRENTEDLYAGIEYQKGSPEMAELLAFIERTTKAHLSEESAISIKFISVPASRRIVKFAFDYARANNRRKVTAVHKANIMKFSDGLFLSVAQEVAKDYPDIQFEDRIVDNMCMQLVQKPELYDVVVLPNLYGDILSDLSAGLIGGLGVAPGANIGIDYAVFEPVHGSAPKYAGQNKVNPMAMMFSGVLMLRYLGEKDAANRLEAAMAGVIAEGKSVTYDLKPRPDDSTAVGTSQVADAVIARMKAQ from the coding sequence ATGCCGTACGATGTAACGCTCATCCCCGGCGATGGCACCGGGCCGGAAATTACCGAGGCCACCCGGCGCGTGTTGGAGGCTACAGGGGTTCAGTTTACCTGGCATGTGCATCAGGCCGGGCTGGAAGTCTTTGAGAAGCAAGGCACTGTGCTGCCAGATGAGGTGATCGCTTCAATTAAGAAGACCAAGGTCGGGCTGAAGGGGCCGATCACCACGCCAGTTGGTAAGGGCTTTCGCAGCGCCAATGTGGCCCTGCGTAAGAGCCTGGACCTGTATGCTAACCTGCGTCCGGCGAAGTCCTATCAGGGGCTGCGTTCGCGCTATGAGAACGTTGATCTCATCATTGTGCGCGAAAACACCGAGGATCTGTACGCCGGCATTGAGTATCAAAAAGGCTCGCCAGAGATGGCTGAACTGCTCGCATTTATCGAGCGCACGACCAAGGCGCATTTGAGCGAGGAGTCGGCCATCAGCATCAAGTTCATCTCGGTGCCTGCCAGCCGCCGCATTGTGAAGTTTGCCTTTGACTATGCCCGCGCCAATAATCGCAGGAAGGTGACGGCAGTCCATAAGGCCAACATTATGAAGTTCTCGGATGGTCTCTTCCTGTCCGTTGCGCAGGAGGTGGCGAAGGATTATCCCGACATCCAGTTTGAGGACCGGATCGTGGATAATATGTGCATGCAGCTTGTGCAGAAGCCGGAACTCTATGATGTGGTGGTGCTGCCCAATCTCTATGGTGATATTCTTTCGGACCTTTCGGCTGGGCTGATTGGCGGCCTGGGTGTGGCCCCCGGCGCAAATATCGGGATTGATTACGCGGTCTTTGAGCCGGTGCATGGCAGCGCACCCAAGTATGCTGGGCAGAACAAAGTCAATCCGATGGCGATGATGTTCTCCGGTGTGCTGATGCTGCGCTATCTGGGCGAGAAGGATGCTGCCAATCGCCTGGAGGCCGCGATGGCCGGGGTCATTGCCGAGGGCAAATCTGTTACCTATGACCTGAAGCCGCGCCCGGATGATTCTACCGCTGTGGGAACATCGCAGGTGGCCGATGCGGTTATTGCCCGAATGAAGGCTCAGTGA
- the gmk gene encoding guanylate kinase has translation MTSQPEVTPGLLFVLSAPSGTGKDTVIRRLREQGLPIHVIVTVTTRPPRRGEIDGVHYSFVSRDEYDRMLAHDELLEHAEVHGNWYGVPRRPVRKWLAAGEDVLLKIDVQGAATVRKKVPQAIFIFLTPQTISELQHRLHSRRSETEAERARRLSDASYELAQQEWYDYRVVNRQGHLDEAVEKVKAIITAEHCRVHLRHTQV, from the coding sequence ATGACCAGCCAGCCTGAAGTTACCCCTGGCCTGCTTTTTGTTCTCTCGGCCCCCTCTGGAACAGGGAAAGATACCGTCATTCGCCGCTTGAGGGAGCAGGGGCTGCCCATCCATGTTATCGTCACCGTGACCACTCGCCCCCCACGACGTGGCGAGATTGACGGCGTTCATTACTCTTTTGTGTCGCGGGATGAATATGACCGCATGCTGGCACATGATGAACTGTTAGAGCATGCGGAGGTGCATGGCAATTGGTACGGCGTGCCGCGCCGACCTGTGCGCAAATGGCTGGCGGCTGGCGAAGATGTTCTCCTCAAGATTGATGTCCAGGGGGCAGCTACGGTGCGCAAGAAAGTCCCCCAGGCTATTTTTATCTTCCTGACCCCCCAAACGATCAGCGAGTTACAGCACCGTTTGCATTCCCGCCGGAGCGAGACAGAAGCCGAGCGCGCCCGGCGTCTGTCCGACGCCTCGTATGAACTGGCCCAGCAGGAATGGTACGATTACCGCGTGGTAAATCGCCAGGGGCATCTCGACGAAGCGGTAGAGAAGGTCAAAGCCATCATCACCGCCGAGCATTGTCGCGTCCATTTGCGCCACACGCAGGTATAG
- a CDS encoding NFACT RNA binding domain-containing protein: MYVDALTLYAIADELQTLINGARVEDVIQPTPHSIAIQCWTGSRSPWLSLSAHPQLARLHLTSEKPRKLVTDPPPFVMLLRKHLEGCRVEAVQQPRWERLVEIGFGRRSSAGQHEAPSSLVWLIIEVMGRLSNILLRDASGVILGSLKQIGPEVNRYRVIAPHEPYKYPPPQQRLLNGQRVPRLDPGSLTGAALRLGAEGGSKNPGDAAPRLWQVLTEQVMGFSPLLAREVVYRTLGASEAPAQADIPWERVAEQARDLAALMESRQWQPVVVERPDTHAPAAFAVYDLRQYSGWPRRSFARVNDLLDNWYRGAEWRDALQSAKADVARALQTHRDRCLRKAELLKHDLAETQAGERLRLEGEALLAFGQQLAPGQTSLVIENPFDPSDTPEMMTIALDPRASGVENANQRFARYHKLRRAGQQIPEQIVRNRVELAQLEQFGADLLLAETPAEVAQVRAEVAAAGYLRGKRERQTGNQKGGKGKGGKGAKGQKGSRQDSASAALRRQSGDGFLLLVGKNSRQNEEVTFREAGGNDLWLHARGVPGAHVIIKSGGREVPRRTLEEAARLAAYYSQARGNTTVPVDYTQQRYVRHMKGGGPGMVIYERERTLSVPPVEEKTPDAHG; the protein is encoded by the coding sequence ATGTATGTTGATGCTTTGACGCTCTATGCAATAGCCGATGAGCTTCAGACGCTTATTAATGGCGCGCGCGTTGAAGATGTGATTCAGCCGACACCCCATTCTATCGCCATTCAATGCTGGACAGGCTCGCGCAGTCCCTGGCTCTCTCTCTCTGCTCATCCCCAGCTTGCCCGGCTGCATCTGACCTCTGAAAAGCCGAGAAAGCTTGTGACAGACCCTCCGCCGTTTGTCATGCTCCTGCGCAAACACCTGGAAGGCTGTCGCGTTGAGGCTGTGCAGCAGCCGCGCTGGGAGCGGCTGGTTGAGATTGGTTTCGGTCGTCGCTCAAGCGCGGGCCAGCACGAGGCTCCATCGTCTCTAGTGTGGCTTATTATAGAAGTTATGGGACGATTAAGCAACATCCTTCTGCGCGACGCGTCCGGTGTTATCCTGGGCAGCCTGAAACAGATCGGGCCAGAGGTGAATCGCTATCGGGTGATTGCGCCGCATGAGCCGTATAAGTATCCCCCTCCGCAGCAGCGTCTGCTCAACGGCCAGCGCGTACCCCGTTTAGACCCTGGATCATTGACCGGCGCTGCTCTGCGGCTGGGGGCCGAGGGCGGCAGCAAGAATCCTGGAGACGCGGCCCCGCGTCTCTGGCAGGTCTTGACGGAGCAGGTGATGGGCTTCAGCCCGCTGCTGGCGCGCGAGGTGGTCTATCGAACGCTGGGAGCGAGCGAAGCGCCTGCGCAGGCCGATATTCCCTGGGAGCGCGTTGCCGAGCAGGCCCGTGATCTGGCCGCGTTGATGGAGAGCCGCCAGTGGCAGCCAGTAGTAGTCGAAAGACCTGATACCCACGCGCCAGCGGCGTTTGCTGTCTATGATTTGCGACAATACAGCGGCTGGCCGCGCCGTTCTTTTGCGCGCGTCAACGATCTGCTTGATAACTGGTATCGCGGCGCGGAATGGCGCGATGCGTTGCAGAGCGCGAAAGCCGATGTGGCGCGGGCGTTACAGACCCATCGAGATCGCTGTCTGCGCAAAGCGGAACTTCTCAAACATGATCTGGCGGAGACGCAGGCGGGCGAGCGTTTGCGCCTGGAAGGGGAGGCGCTGCTGGCGTTTGGGCAGCAGCTTGCACCAGGGCAGACCAGCCTGGTGATCGAGAATCCCTTCGATCCGAGCGACACGCCTGAAATGATGACGATTGCCCTGGACCCGCGCGCCAGCGGAGTGGAGAACGCAAACCAGCGTTTTGCTCGCTATCACAAGCTGCGCCGCGCCGGTCAGCAGATTCCTGAGCAGATTGTGCGCAACCGGGTGGAACTGGCGCAGTTGGAGCAGTTTGGCGCCGACTTGCTGCTGGCGGAAACTCCGGCGGAGGTTGCCCAAGTGCGGGCCGAAGTGGCAGCGGCAGGCTATCTGCGCGGCAAACGCGAGCGTCAGACAGGTAATCAGAAGGGGGGCAAGGGCAAGGGTGGCAAAGGCGCTAAAGGTCAAAAGGGGAGCAGGCAGGATAGCGCGAGCGCGGCGCTGCGGCGGCAATCGGGGGATGGCTTTCTGCTGCTGGTGGGCAAGAACAGCCGCCAGAATGAGGAAGTGACCTTCCGCGAGGCAGGCGGCAATGACCTGTGGCTGCACGCTCGCGGCGTGCCGGGGGCGCATGTCATTATTAAATCGGGTGGGCGCGAGGTGCCTCGTCGGACGTTGGAAGAAGCTGCCCGCCTCGCGGCCTACTATAGCCAGGCGCGCGGGAACACCACTGTGCCGGTTGACTATACCCAGCAGCGTTATGTCCGCCATATGAAGGGCGGCGGCCCAGGAATGGTGATCTATGAGCGCGAACGCACCCTCTCCGTCCCTCCAGTTGAGGAAAAGACGCCAGACGCGCATGGCTGA